The nucleotide sequence TCATCGGTGATGGCCAGCGCGCTGTAGCCCAGCGCCAGGGCGCGGTGCACCAACTCTTCGGGCTGGCTGGCGCCGGTCAGGAAGGTGAACGAAGTGGTGACATGCAGCTCGGCGAACATCGCGACAGGCTCTTTGTGCAGTGCACCTTGCGCGCTTTGCACGCAGGGGCCACGTGGTGCACAGGACGCATGCGGTGCCCATGACGCACGACGGCAGGAAATGGGACCGGGAGCAAGCGCCGTCCCTGGCGCTGGGGAGATCGTCACGGCGTGGTGTTGCAGTACCACAGGAATCCGTGTGCTCACCGGACGCCCAGATTACTGTCCTTATGGACAGTACGTCAAGTGTCCGGCGTGTGCTTCGACCAGACCGGATAGGGAATGCCGGCCAGGCGATTGATGACCATGGCCTGGATCAGCAGCAGCACCACGCCGGCCAGCAGCACTTCGATCTGGTGCAGGCTGGTCATGGTGCCCAGCGCCACCATCAGCGAGGTGGCGGCGGCGGGTGGGTGTACCACGCGCAGCAGCACCATCAGGAAGCAGGTGGTGCCCAGGGCCAGGCCGGCGGCGGCCACACGGGGCAGCTCCACCCCGTTGAGCATGGCAGAGGGCTCATCCAGCAGGCCGAAGGTGGCCAGGCTGAGCCAGCCCACCAGCGCGCCGACCAGGTGGCCACAGAGCACGTTGCGCGGCGAGGAGGCTTCTGCCAGCGGCAGGTAGAACAGCAGGAAGGCGGTGGCGCCCAGCGAGGGGAAGATGAAGGCTTCCTGGCTGATCAGCGCGATAAAGGCGATCAGGGCAATGCTGACACCCGCATTGATGAAGTTGAACCCGGCCAGCACCAGGCGCGGGTTGAAGCGCTCGCTCCAGCGTTCCAGATGAAAGTGCTTCAGCAGGCCGGTGACGACTTGCCAGCGCAGGCGATCGTTGCGTTCACTCATGGAGGATTCGTGAGGCCATGGGGTGAGGGGAGGCGGCATCATACCGCAACGCTGACAGGCAATGCAGGGGGCAGGCCCCGCAAAGCGGGGCGCGGGGCAGGTTACTTCAGCAGTGCCAGGGTGCTGTCGGCGAACCAGAAGCCTTCCAGGCGGCGGCGCAGGGTGTCCTGCAGGATGCCGCGCTCCTTGAGCACCTCGATGATCGGCGGTGCGTAGCGCAGGGCTTCGTCGAGGACCATTTTCTTGTCCACGCCCATTTCGCCGATCAGTTTGTCCAGGGCGGTGTCGCCGTACTTCTCGAAGAAGAAATCCACCCCGGCATCAAGCAGGTTGCCGAAATAGCGGGTGGCGCGGAACTGCTTCCAGGCTTCCA is from Isoalcanivorax pacificus W11-5 and encodes:
- a CDS encoding HPP family protein, with the protein product MSERNDRLRWQVVTGLLKHFHLERWSERFNPRLVLAGFNFINAGVSIALIAFIALISQEAFIFPSLGATAFLLFYLPLAEASSPRNVLCGHLVGALVGWLSLATFGLLDEPSAMLNGVELPRVAAAGLALGTTCFLMVLLRVVHPPAAATSLMVALGTMTSLHQIEVLLAGVVLLLIQAMVINRLAGIPYPVWSKHTPDT